The Mastomys coucha isolate ucsf_1 unplaced genomic scaffold, UCSF_Mcou_1 pScaffold20, whole genome shotgun sequence nucleotide sequence CAGACTACAATTCCATATAGGCAGAGAGCAACTGTATTTGAGTTCCAAgttaggtggaaaaaaaaaaaaacagagcagtTACCAGTCTGTCTTTGTCCCATGTAATCAGTCCAGCAGATTCTAGTTAGATTTACCACAACTTGGTAAATATTTTTGGGTACTTGACCAACAGATAAAGAGAATATACACCCAACCAGGGCTGTGGACTCCCAAGAATTTGTCTGCATCTCAAAAATGTAGCAGCCTCAGCTCTGAGAATAATCTGAACAATATAGGTACAAGCCACTGTCACTGGGAAACTGATGCTGGTATTTTAACGATCTCAATTATCTCCCTACACTTAAAATGGGAAAGTGAAACAGCATACATCAAGGAGACACTTCAAAGGCGTTAAAGTGGAATAAGTCAGGAGGCACACCTGCAAAAGAGTTAAAGCAGTGGGCAGTGCTTGCAGGGACAGGGCAGTGTGGCTGACGCTTCATTCCCCAGTCACTAACATTCACAACTCTGAGATAAGGTCCAGTCTCTCAACTTAAGTGAGGGACATTGGGGAACAGGTTAGAGGATTCAGTCTCCAGCTTAAGTGAGGGACATTGGGGAACAGGTTAGAGGATTCAGTCCCCAGCTTAAGTGAGGGACATTGGAGAACAGGCTAgaggattcagttctcagcacatatgaactcaaagagCCTCACAGAAATAACTTCCTATGTGAATAATAGCAATACTAAAAACTTGGTATCCCAGTACAAATTATTCAACAGTTAAGGCTTATTTTGGGAAAAGAACTATAGTAGCACTGTTAAGAATATGGGCTCCTCCttcggctggagagatggttcagcggttaagagcactgattgttcttctagaggtcctgagttcaaatcccagcaaggacacagtggctcacaaccatctgtaatgagatcgaatgccctctttctggtgtgtctgaaaacagctacagtgtacttacatataataaataaatcttaaaaaaaataagctccTCCGTATATTTAAATGCATTCTAGAACCTGAAGTTTCCCAAAATTAGGCACAAAAGCAACAGGTCAGTGTGTCTGGAGTTTCTGATGTGTATAGCATACTGAAGTATGAAAGGGTACACTGCAGTTACCTAACTagaatatgaaaatatcaaatcTGATAAAAAATTTTTATGGGAAAAATATGTGGCAAGCTAACAAGATACATACAGCTGTCAGTATGGTAGGATAAGTGTTATTAACTCATATATATAATCAAGTgattgaaatttttatattagCTCATGTGCCAGTTACAAATAACTCTATTTCCACAATCTCTAAATAAAgacatttaactttttaaaaaatattactctgaaattacaaaaattaagtcttttaaagatttaagtatgtgtatctgtgtagggGTATATACAAGTTAAGTACAGGTGCCCCAGGAGGCCAGAGTCATTGAAtattccacttcctcctctttctcttctttttcttcttcttcctcttcttcctcttcctcctcatcctccactACCACCTCTAAATTGAAGTTGTAGATAAGTTTGTAAGCTGCCTAATGTGGGAGctaaaaatcaaactcaggtcctttagaagagGTGTAAatactctttgtttttgttgagacagggtctttctacatagttctgactgtcctggaactcttgcaGACCAAACTGACTTTGAATTTaaagatttgcctgtctctgccccagttgctaggattaaaggcatttgtcacaATGACCAGCTTTCTGTACATATTCtgaacctttgagccatctctccagactcttttttttttaacattattagtgtatgtgtatgtgtataggtcagaggactTTTGGGAGTTGATGGTCTCCTTCCACTCCAGAATcctggaattaaactcaggtcatcaggtttctGCAGCAAGCAGCTTCACCAAGGACCATGAAATCATTTCAACAGCCTaaacttttcctctttttataatAAGTCTTCTTaagtagggttttttgttgttgtttttgttgttgtttttgttctgttttttgagacagggtttctctctatagctctggctgtcctggaactctgtagaccaggctgaccttgaactcagaaatctgcctgcctctgcctcccaagtgctgggattaaaggtgtgtgccaccaccgcccggccttccGGCCTTAAGTAGGGTTTTAAGTCAATCATATGCCCCAAACTAGAGGTGctcaaccaaggcaacttattccCAGAAATAATTGAAGTTATCACAAATTGCAGAATCTAGGAGAGGTAGACAGTGCTTGTGGTATTTTTTAGGCAGACACACAGGTTGTTGATAAACATCCCACAATGCTCAGGACAGCCTCTCACAACAAGAAATGatctagcacagtggttctcaacctgtgagtcctGACCCCTTTGAGGTCacttatcagatatcctgtatctTGGATAAATAttcattatgactcataacagcaaaattagttattaagtagcaataaaataattttatgatggaGGGATCatcacaacgtgaggaactgtactaaaggcctcagcattaggaaggttgagaacaactaaTCTAGCACAAAACATCAGTAGCATCACAGCTGACTAGCTCATCTACACTAGCTCATGTTTGCATAAACTGTTGTTACTTGTTGAACCATGTTGGTATATTCATAACAGTTAACTTTAGAACAGAAATGCCAAAATGTAAAGCTATCTTTCATACTAAATTTtctagttaagaaaataaataaaaggggctggggagactcatcagttaagagtgctgactgctctttcagaggatccagattcaatccccagcacccacatgacagctcacaattgtctgaaACTCCTGGATCTCACACCATCACAGACATATTAtgcaaacaccaatgcacacaaaataaaaacacaaatttaatcaaacaaaaaagctgggcagtggtggcgcatgcctttaatctcagcactcaggaggcagaggcaggtggatttctgagttcaaggccaacctggtctacagagtgagttccaggacagccagaactatacagagaaaccctgtctcgaaaaactgaaaaactgcccggtggtggtggtgcacgcctataatcccagtacttgggaggcagaggcagggggatttctgagttcgaggccagcctggtctacagagtaagttccaggacagccagggctgcacagagaaaccctgtctcggcaaaaccaaaaaaaagaaaacccgaaaaactaaaaaaaataaaataaagaaataaaactcataAAGATAAAATTCATCTATTAGCCATAAATTCATGACTTAAACCACTATACTATACCATAAGCATTTTGCAGGTTTCTTCTATACtagttttcagtcttttttttttaaagatttatttattttatgtatgtaagtactctgtcactctcttcagacacaccagaagaaggctgctaacagacctcttacagatggttgttagccaccatgtggttgctgagatttgaactcgggacctctggaagagcagtcagtggtcttaaccactaagccatctctccagccctggttttcaGTCTTAAAATGCTTTCCTAGAAGGTGGAAACAAAGGCACTGGTCTAGCAGATAGGCATTCAGAATTAAAGCAGTACTATGTATGGTAAGGCTGGATAATACAGAAATACATATTCAGTTTCTACACTGAATTAATTAATTTCCAATAGACCTTGCATTGACTAGTTCTCAGTGCTAAAGAACTTGTGCTGATCCAGGAACAACTTAGTAATCAAATGCATGCATCCCAAAAATGTATggaaaaacatacagaaaagccACTGGCTTCAGCACTAACTTCCAAAGCAAGGGAAGTACATATACCTCtccacttaaaaaacaaacaaacaaacaaacaaacaaacttcctgccaggcagtggtggcttcaCTCTTTACTTatatctcagcattcaggaggcagagacagatctctGGAAGTTTGAGACCAGCGTGGTCTAGagagaaatgtctcaaaaaacaaaaacaaaacaaccttcctAAGGTTTTACTAGGTTTTCAGCACGTTTTAAGAGAATGTAGATCCAGTTACTTATTCAGCTTTATCTGTCAAAAGCAGATGAGAATTGTGACACAACAATGCATCTCAAGGGACTGGAATGACTGGATCACAGGCTAAATGACTCAGGAAATGAGAAATCATCTAGATCTAACCATACAACTTACTATAAGGTTAGGCTAGTAAGAATCCAAGTCTCTTTACAAAGAAAGTCTACAATACTTTCATCAACCAATCTTAAACTGGTATCTAGTAGTGGGGGAAAAAATAATTAATGCTGAAACATTTTCTGGCTCACGGTAAAATGCTTCCAAAGACTGCAGCAGCTGGACTGCCATATCACTTGCTACAGTCACAAGGAAAACGAACCAAAACATCAAGCTATTCCTTATCTAAGCTACAATAACTCAAGAATCAGATAACTACAATAACTCAAGTGAATCAGACCTAAAATAGCCAActcttcaaatatttcaaaagcaGTATGTGAAGAATAGTTATTCAGCTGTGTTGGCAAACAAAGCAACGTTTAGCCTGGATGCTTAATTGTTCCCAGGCAACTAAGTCTCAAGGTCAATTAAATTTGCAAGAAGATCTATGTTCTCTCATATAAAGAATGTCAGCTCCTTAACCTGGCTTAAGGTCATGCACATTCAGGGATGGGAGGGGTAGAAAGTTACCTTTTTCTTCTCGATGTTCCTAATTTTGTGTTTAAGGCATATAAGTCCATTATCAATATAGGTTTCGTATGCCTGGGAAGGAGATGCAGCAGAACTGAGAGTAGACTGCAGGGGGCTCGGAGCCCGCTGGTTTTCCCCTTGCTGATTGTGGTTCACTTGGGACTTGGCTGACTTCATATTTcccactcttccctcctctgAATAGCCTGAAGGTGACTGGGTAACCGAAAAGGGATGAAGAGAGTTGCACCACTGAAACAGAGGCGGCTAAAGGATGGGGGCGAGAGGAGCTAAGTATCAATGTAACCTAAAGGTGCCACGTCTCTAGAAAgcctttctttaaaatgaaatgaactcAAAACATAACGTTGCTTCTAAAGCATACTTCCACTCCCCGACTAAGATAATTGGCTGCAAGCAATAGCCAATAAAGACAGCCTATACGTAGGCAAAATTTACACTATAGGAACATTTCCAGAAGTTCTATTCCCCACATGGAGAAGAACTGCCAAGCAAGCAAAAGGCTTCTGATCTCCTCATTCTGTAAATTTCTATGGTCATCACGGGGGCGGGGAGGTGAGTGCGATCACTTTCCACATTAGCACCTTTTACCTGAGCCTTTACtgcaaccctaaccctaatctcAAAGTCTAAGTGAACCAAGCTTCTTGAACTAGAATAGTAATGCTCTTTGGTTGTCCAGGGCCTAACCAAGTGCATCCCCCTGGACACGGCAGCCAAGTCTCACAAACTGCACGCCGAGGTGGCTTCCAGTTGTGTTTACAGTAACTCTCGCACTCACTCACTCCTACACTGGCAAGCCTTCCGCTGCCCGCACCAAGGAACGGAGAAACCAAGGAGTCGGACACTTCACCTCTATTCAGGAATCCTGCCCGTAAGGAGCAAGATCAGAGCTAGACAACCCCTGCACACCACTATTCGTTCAAGTGCCCCAAGGGCCCGAGTAGAGGAGCCTCAGCCAGGTCTAAGCGCCCACGCAGCCCACCAGACGCAGCGCGCTCTGCAAAGCTGCTGAGAAGCCCGACCCCAGAAGTCTGGGGCACCACGCTTCTCCACCCCGCCGCGGACGCGCAGACCCACCCACCCCACGGCCGCCCTGCTTCACCTCCCCGGCTGCCTCCGAAAGCGCGCGGGAGCCCAGCGCGCTGCAAGGTGGGCCGACGCCACCCCACAGTCCCTTCTCCTCCCGTCCCTCCCTCTCGCCTCAGCTTAGCCTGCGGCCACCGCCGACAGTGCACTCAGACAACTCCGCTGCTCGCGCCTAAGTTGTCCCCTCAAGGCGCGCGCAACTTATGTAGGCCGCGCACGGAGAGACCACGCCCAAATACCGCCTATTTCCGGTCCTCTGCCCCGCCCTCTAGCACGAGAGCTCCCCCTCGGAAGCTTCGCCTTCCGGTgtccccgcccctccccctctcGTGTGTTGGACCACCTCAGTC carries:
- the LOC116100042 gene encoding vegetative cell wall protein gp1-like, giving the protein MGARGAKYQCNLKGLTKCIPLDTAAKSHKLHAEVASSCVYSNSRTHSLLHWQAFRCPHQGTEKPRSRTLHLYSGILPCPKGPSRGASARSKRPRSPPDAARSAKLLRSPTPEVWGTTLLHPAADAQTHPPHGRPASPPRLPPKARGSPARCKVGRRHPTVPSPPVPPSRLSLACGHRRQCTQTTPLLAPKLSPQGARNLCRPRTERPRPNTAYFRSSAPPSSTRAPPRKLRLPVSPPLPLSCVGPPQSALFRYPGPAGDWSFPVPLCKPALGTYLPCASLLRLRLCTWWLGWASSFLPALAGWVS